A section of the Arcobacter sp. F155 genome encodes:
- a CDS encoding gamma-glutamylcyclotransferase produces the protein MTETLFVYGTLMPNCPNGHVLENIVGKFVPATVKGRLIDAGWSASMGYPGIRLDAGDDTIHGYLFYSSNLIDNWDYLDEFEGQEFQRTPVTVERYDELEVDTFIYTLKQEVLDMEEDS, from the coding sequence ATGACAGAAACACTATTTGTTTATGGAACACTTATGCCAAACTGCCCAAATGGACATGTTTTGGAAAATATTGTAGGTAAGTTTGTACCTGCAACAGTAAAAGGAAGACTTATTGATGCTGGCTGGTCAGCTTCAATGGGATATCCAGGAATAAGATTAGATGCAGGTGATGATACAATTCACGGGTATTTATTCTATTCATCAAATTTGATAGATAACTGGGACTATTTAGATGAGTTTGAAGGACAAGAGTTTCAAAGAACTCCTGTAACAGTTGAGAGATATGATGAGTTAGAAGTGGATACTTTTATTTATACTCTTAAGCAAGAAGTATTAGATATGGAAGAGGACTCTTAG
- a CDS encoding arsenic transporter gives MILASSIFLITLIFVIWQPKGLQIGTTAVIGAIVALIAGVVSFEDVLVVSDIVWDATLAFIGIIILSMVLDEIGFFEWCAIKMAKLSRGNGHLMFVYALLLGSFVSALFANDGAALILTPILLAKMRILKLNAKTILAFLLAGGFISDSASLPFVFSNLTNIVTANYFDIGFLEYLSKMFVPYVVSTVVTISFLWVFLRKDIPSTIDVSLLKNPDEVLKNKTLFKFSWVFLALLLVGYFVGDNYDLPVSVFALGGGLIFLAIASYTKSARAWLTIKTAPWQVVWFSIGLYIVVYGLKNAGLTDYLASILQDLVQRGDVIAILGTGFISAFLSAIMNNMPTVMIMDIALTDIPNETLAYANIIGCNLGPKMTPFGSLATLLWLHVLSQKGVKIGFWQYSKFGLIVTPPILFVVLLTLV, from the coding sequence ATGATATTAGCAAGTTCAATTTTTTTGATTACTTTAATATTTGTTATTTGGCAACCAAAGGGTTTACAAATAGGAACAACGGCTGTTATAGGAGCAATAGTTGCACTAATAGCAGGGGTTGTTAGTTTTGAGGATGTGTTAGTTGTAAGTGATATTGTTTGGGATGCAACCTTAGCATTTATTGGAATTATCATTCTTTCAATGGTTTTAGATGAGATTGGTTTCTTTGAGTGGTGTGCAATTAAAATGGCAAAACTCTCACGTGGAAATGGGCATTTAATGTTTGTATATGCTTTACTTCTTGGAAGTTTTGTTTCAGCACTTTTTGCAAATGATGGGGCAGCATTAATTCTAACACCAATTTTATTAGCAAAAATGAGAATTCTAAAACTAAATGCAAAAACAATTTTAGCCTTTTTACTTGCAGGTGGTTTTATTAGTGATTCTGCTTCTTTACCTTTTGTATTTTCAAACCTTACAAATATAGTTACAGCTAACTATTTTGATATAGGTTTCTTAGAGTATTTATCAAAAATGTTTGTTCCTTATGTAGTAAGTACAGTAGTTACTATCTCTTTTTTATGGGTGTTTTTACGAAAAGATATTCCTTCTACAATAGATGTAAGTTTACTAAAAAATCCAGATGAAGTATTAAAGAATAAAACTCTATTTAAATTTTCTTGGGTTTTTCTAGCCTTACTTTTAGTTGGATATTTTGTTGGCGATAACTATGATTTACCAGTTTCTGTATTTGCTTTAGGTGGCGGGTTGATTTTCTTAGCAATTGCAAGTTACACAAAAAGTGCCAGAGCTTGGCTTACAATTAAAACTGCACCTTGGCAAGTTGTATGGTTTAGTATTGGTTTATATATAGTTGTTTATGGTTTAAAAAATGCAGGTCTTACTGATTATTTAGCATCTATTTTACAAGATTTAGTTCAAAGAGGTGATGTGATTGCAATTTTAGGAACAGGATTTATCTCTGCATTTTTAAGTGCTATTATGAACAATATGCCAACGGTTATGATTATGGATATTGCTTTAACTGATATTCCAAATGAAACATTAGCATATGCAAATATTATTGGATGTAACTTAGGTCCTAAGATGACACCGTTTGGTTCTTTAGCAACTTTACTATGGCTTCATGTTTTATCTCAAAAGGGTGTGAAAATTGGTTTTTGGCAATATAGTAAATTTGGTTTAATAGTAACTCCACCTATTTTATTTGTGGTGTTGTTAACTTTAGTATAG
- a CDS encoding arsenate reductase ArsC, which yields MKKVLILCTGNSCRSIIAEALINAKLDGVSSDSSGVKASGRVNPNAQKLLEQKGIWKDEYHSKTIDKVLDNEYDLVVTVCDHANETCPMFPKVTKIIHVGFEDPDGKDFDAFLNTYEEIESVLLPKVKEALGL from the coding sequence ATGAAAAAAGTATTAATTTTATGTACAGGAAATTCTTGTAGAAGTATTATTGCAGAAGCACTTATAAATGCAAAGCTAGATGGTGTAAGTTCAGATTCATCTGGTGTAAAAGCAAGTGGAAGGGTTAATCCAAATGCACAAAAACTATTAGAGCAAAAAGGTATCTGGAAAGATGAGTATCATTCAAAAACTATTGATAAGGTTTTAGACAATGAGTATGATTTAGTAGTAACTGTTTGTGACCATGCAAATGAGACTTGTCCAATGTTTCCTAAGGTAACTAAAATTATTCATGTTGGTTTTGAAGATCCAGATGGAAAAGATTTTGATGCATTTCTTAATACATATGAAGAGATAGAATCTGTGTTATTACCAAAAGTTAAAGAGGCTTTAGGTTTATAA
- a CDS encoding metalloregulator ArsR/SmtB family transcription factor produces MDIFLKSASALNDETRVKLLKFLNIHGKCCVCDLENSFDMIQSRLSRHLKILKEAGFLRVDREGRWAYYSVRTPLDEFRQASIKEIMTLDIELPILTKACNI; encoded by the coding sequence ATGGATATTTTTTTAAAGTCTGCATCTGCATTAAATGATGAGACAAGAGTAAAATTGCTAAAATTTTTAAATATCCATGGAAAATGTTGCGTATGCGACTTAGAAAACTCTTTTGATATGATTCAATCAAGACTATCAAGACACTTAAAGATACTAAAAGAAGCAGGATTTTTAAGAGTAGATAGAGAAGGGCGATGGGCTTATTATTCAGTTAGAACACCCCTTGATGAGTTTAGACAAGCTTCAATAAAAGAGATTATGACTTTAGATATTGAGCTTCCAATTTTAACAAAGGCTTGTAATATATAA